Part of the Ignavibacterium album JCM 16511 genome, CTGAATTTCCAACAGTTGCTGCGATTGAGTTTAATGCAGTCAGTTTTCTGCCTGAATTGGGATAAAGAATAAATTCAATTGGCTGTCCGTTATCCGGAATAATATTAACCCAGGTTGTTTCGCTTGATGTAATTTCAAATAATAAACTATCAGAAGCTGATACAGAATCGTTTCCGGGATTGTTTGCAGATTCTTCTTCAAACCTTTGAGAGTTGTCCGAAACAATTTCTTCTATTGGAGTTTCTTCAACAATTATTTCATCTGTTTTATTAAAAACGAATAAGTAAATCACAGCGATCACAATAACAGCAATTCCAGCTATTGCAGCATACATCAGCTTAGTTTTGTCACCATCAGAATCATCTTGTTCTTTTTTGTTAAGCGAATCATCGTAATACGATTTAACGGGTGATGATTTTGTTGTTTGCTTTGGTTGAACAATCTCTGACTTTTTAATTTCTTTTTCTTTCTCTTTTTCAAGTTTTTCCTGTTCAAGAACTTCATTATAATCTATTCCTTCGCGCGCGATAAGAAATTTTTTAACAGTTTCTTCACCATCAAGTCCAATAACCATTGCGTATTCTTTTATAAAAGCTTTAACATAAAGTTCAGGTAAAAAACTGAAATTTCCTTGATCAATCGCTTCAAGAAATTTTTTATCAATTCTCGTTTTAGCAGCAATCTGTTGAATAGTTATTCCAGATTTTTCTCTCTGTTCTCTTAATTCTTCAGCAAATTTATCCAGCATATTTTTTAACTATCTATTTGTTGTTGAATTATCTTTTACGAACAAGCTTTGCAGAAAACGCTCCATCCATTTGATGACGATGAGGAAAAGTTTGGATGCATCCATGTTCATCAACTACATCGTCTGAGAATTTTCCTTTTGCTGACTCGAGTTCAAAATCAGGATTTTCTTCAAGGAATTTTTTCACCACATCAATATTTTCCTCTTGCTCAATTGAACATGTACTATAAACCACAGCACCACCAACTTTAACCAGTGAAGCAGCTTTCTTTAAAAGCTTTAGTTGAGTTTCTGTCATTTTTCTGATATCAAAAATATCTTTTTTCCATTTTATATCCGGCTTTTTGGAAAGCGTTCCTGTTCCGGAACAAGGAACATCAGCAAGAACACGATCAAATGGCTCATCTTCATATTCGAGTGCATCGCTTTCAACTGTTCTGACACAGGTCAAACCAAGCCGTTCATTGTTTCTTCTTAATAATTTTAATCGTGCTTCGAACTTATCAATTGCAACTATTTCACCTTTGTCTTGCATCAATGCAGCAAGAAAGGCTGTCTTTCCACCAGGTGCTGCACACATATCCAGAACTCTCATTCCTGGTTTTACATCAAGAAGTTTACAAGCTAAACCAGTGCTCTCATCCTGAATGTTGAAATATCCTTTTGCAAAATACTCCCAAGCAGTGATGTTAGTGAGATTTTGAAGTTGGAAAAATTCAGGATTGTATTTGCCACGACGATATTTAAGATGAACGGAATCCAGAAGTTTACCAAACTCTTCAGGATTGGTTTTAATGGCATTTACTCTTAGAGTAAGATAAGGTTTTTCATTATTGGCAAGAAGAAGTTTTTCAGTTTCTTCTCTACCGAATCTTTCCACATATCTTTTTACCATCCACGAAGGATGAGAATAATAAGCGGCAAGATAGCCGATTAAGTCTTCTTCAGGGTCAGGATAGCGAATGGCATTTTTGCTCCTGATAATATTTCTGAGAATTGCATTGGTCAGGTCGGCAGGTTTTTGTCCCTGAAGCTTTTTGACAAACTCCACTGCTTCATTTACGGCAGCGTGATCAGGAATTTTATCGAGAAACAAAATCTGGTAAAGAGCAACGCGCAATCCGTTTCTGAGGTTTGGAATTGCTTTGGAAAACTGTCCTTTGTAGAAGCCGGTTAATATCCAATCGAGTCTGCCCATCCATCTTGTAACTCCGTGAACAATTTCATAAAGAAGAGCTTTATCCTGTCCACTTAATTCAGAATTACGCATTTCGTGATCAAGAAGCTTCTCGAGATATGCATCGGTTTTTTCAACTCTGTTAAGAATTTTAACTGCAAGTCCTCTGACTCCCTGATAGAGATCAACTACTTTATGTTCTTCAAGATGAAATTCTTCTTTTGATTCTGTTTGTTCCTCACCAAACTGTGATAAATTTTCTTCGTTAGAAATATTATTCAATTCCTCTGAATGATTCATAATCCTCTCTTTTGTCTTTCATTGCTTGTTAATTCAAAAACTGTTTTAAAAACCTCTTCATCGGCTTTTGTAAATTCAATTTTTCTTCTTGCCATCACAACTTTAGCTGTTTCCATACTTTTTTTAAGATCATAAGTAATCATTTTTTCGGCACCGCCCCAACTGAAGGATGGAATGTATTTATCCGGAAAACCTGAACCAAAAATATTACACGAAAAACCAACAACCGTTCCCGTATTAAACATTGTATTGATAGCAGACTTGGAATGATCTCCCATCATCAATCCAAGAAATTGTAATCCGGTTTCAATCTCTTTTCCGCTTAATGTTGCTTTTACCGGAGAGTAGTTGTTCTTTAAATCGCTATTATTAGTATCGGCACCAAGATTTACCCAACTTCCGATGTAAGCATGTCCTATAAAACCAGAATGTTGTTTGTTCGAGTAAGGCATAAACACAGATTGTTCAACTTCACCACCTATTTTACAAACACTTCCGATGGAAACATTTTCATAGATAGTTGCACAGCTTTTAATCTTACTTCCTTTTCCGATAAAGCAAGGACCTTCAATTACAGCATTCGGGAAAACTTCTACATCTTCTTCAATGATTATCGGTCCGTTTGAAGCATCAAGTACAACTCCGGGTTTAACATTTGTGTTCTTACCAATAAAAATATTTTCCGGTTTTATAGTGTGAACACTTGAAGGAAGAATTGTTACATAATTATTGCGGGATTCATTAATGAAAAATTCAGCTTCTTCTTTAATCTGATAGCCGTTTATGTTCATTAAATCCCAAATATACTTTACACATTTGATATCAACAATTTTAATCGGAACACCTTCAAAATCAGAAATAGAGAATAAATCGTTTAGAAAACTTTTTCTTTTTTTCAATCTTTCACCAGAGAGATAGGCAGCTACAACAGTTTCTTCATTCACAAAAACCTTATCTTCTGTTTCAATCAAAGGTAAAATTTCAGAAAGATTTTTGGGAGCAATAATTCTCCCGTTAATAAAAAGACAATAATCATCACTTATCTGATTTACAGGAATACCCGGATTTTGCTGTTCGACAAGTGCTTTAAGATATGGTCTTGTGTGAAGAGAATAATTTACATTACCATAACTCCTGAGAATTTTCTCTTTTAGTGTGCTCGTCCCGCAGATTAAATCGTATACCGGACGGTTATAAATCAATGGTTCAAGATTAGAGAATTCAATATCTTCAAATATGCAAATCTGCATTTTGTTATCTCATAAAAATTTGTTTGAAAAATTAATACTTTTTGAGGTAAGATACTCTATAAAATTTATGAAATGAATTCAAGATTTGATTTAACAAAAAAGCCGGCTGCGTAACCGGCTTTGCTGAGGGAAAAATTTATTAGCTCTTCTTGCTGTATTTTCTTTTGAACTTTTCTACTCTTCCGGCGCTATCAACAAGTTTCTGTTTGCCTGTGAAGAATGGATGGGAACCACTTGAAATTTCAAGTTTAACTAATGGATAAGTATTTCCATCTTCCCATTTAATTGTTTCGTTTGTCTTAATAGTTGAACGAGTTAAAATTGCAAAATCGCAAGAAGGATCCTGAAAAACCACAGGTCTGTATTCAGGATGAATTCCTTTTTTCATATCAACTCACCTTTCTTTTTCAAAAATCGTGGACAAATATATCTTTCCTACCCAATTAATCCAAAGCAATTTTGTGAGCATTCCGGGTTTTTATTCTGTCTTTTGAGTGTCGTAAGTTTTGATTTTCTTCTTTAATTCAAGTATTTCCTGTTTTTCCTGCTCGCTAACAGTTTTTTTTAGAAAATTTAGTTCTTCTTTATCAATTACATTTTCAACCTGGTCATTAATCACAGCCGGCGCCTGACTAGCTGAAGTTGGCATTTCGGTTTTATCTTTGGAGGAAGAATCAAGCTCCTGAACTATAGAATTTTCTTTAGTTGACTGCCTGCTCAATTGAGTTGATTTCCACTCCTGCTGTTCTGCTTTCTGTTTTTGCTCAATCATATTGGTTACTTCGCTATCTTCATTGGATACAGTTATAATATCTGTTCTGACAGGAGGTTCAATCATAAACGGGTCTTCATAATCTGAAGAGTTATTATTCAATAAAAAGAAAATAATAATCAGAACTGCTAAAGTTGCAGTAGCAGGAATGAATTTATTTACAGAAAAAATCTTTTGCAAGAATGTTATTTTTTTCTCTGGTTTAGAATAGATTTTCTTCCAAAGTTCTTCTTCAAAATCTGCTGGTGCAGAAACTTTCGGAAGATTTTTCAAGTCATCTAATAATTGTTTATTGATATTGTCTTCCATATTGAATCAATCTTTATAAATGTTCTTCAGATATTTTTGCAATTGTGCCCGACCTCTGTTAATTCTTGATTTCACAGTTCCTTCTTCAATTCCAAGTATCTCAGCAATTTCTTCATAAGTTAATCCCTGAATGTCTCTTAGGATAACAGCTTCACGATAAACTTCTTTAAGCTTTAACAATGCTTCCTGAATTTTCTGTGCTTTGAATTTGCTGTCTGCTTCAACATCCGGTCTTAGCTTGTTATCAGGAATATCAAAATTTTCTCCTTCTTCTCCATAATTGTTTATAGAGAAAAAATTATTTCGTTTTCTTCTTCGATATTCAGATCGTGCAAGATTGCCCGCTATTGTGTAAATCCAGGTTGAAAACTTTGCAACCGAAGTATATGAATCTTTATATCTGTAAACTTTTACAAATGTATTCTGAACCACATCAACACAAGCTTCGTAATCACCTAAAAATCTGAATACAAAGTTTATCAAAGGATTCTTAAATCTTTCAACAAGAATTTCGAAAGCCCTTTGATCATTGCTTTTCTGAAACTCAAGTATCAACTCTTCATCTGTCAAAAGATTTAATTCCTGTTTGTCCAACTTTGCTTATACTTTCGATATTTAAAAAGGTTTCTTTTACTCATTGAAATTTAATCAAAGAGGTGTTAAGGTTAAAAAGATATAAGGTATAAGGATTAGGTTATTATTTTATTTGACCAGATTCCAAAGAAATTTTATTGTTTCAAATTAAATCTGCGAATTCAGCATTTATAAGATTTTTTAAGTTATCAGGATTTATGTATATCTGCATTCCTCTTACACCGGCACTTATGTAAATTCTGTCGAAAAGCTGAGCCGTCTCATCAATATAGGTCGGAAATAGTCTCTTCATTCCAATTGGAGAACAACCTCCGCGCACATATCCTGTTAAAGGGAAAAGTTCTTTAACTTTTATCAACTCCACATTTTTATTGCCGCTTGCTTTAGCTGCCTTTTTTAGATTCAGTTCAAAGTTAACCGGAATGCAGAAAACGCAATAACCTGCTTTATCTCCTTTGGCAACGAGAGTTTTAAAAACTTCTTCGTGATTTGCACCTATTTTTTCTGCGATAGTTTCTCCACTCAAATCATTTTCATCGACTTCATATTCTTTTACATCAAAAGAGATGTTGTGTGTTTCAAGAATTCTTATTGCGTTGGTCTTGTTCATATTCTTTAAGAAATTTTTTTACTTCTTCAGAAGATAGTTCAAGTTGGGATGCTTTGATTAAAAATTTTGTGTATTCGCTCTTAGGTTTTGAAAAAATTTCTTCGGTACTTCCTATCTCAACAATTTTTCCGTTTTTCAGAATAAGTAGTCTGTTAGATATATTCTTAATTGTTTTAATATCGTGTGAAATACAAACAATGGTTTTCCCGAAATTTTTATTTATATCTTTTATTAATGAAACTAAATTTTCTACCGAATCTTTATCCTGCGCAGAAAATGGTTCATCAAGAATAATCATCTGTGGATTGACTGCAAGAATTCTGGCGAGCGCAACTCTCTGTTGTTGTCCACCGCTTAGAGAATATCCTTTTTGTTTTTTGATTGAATAGTCAAGTGAAAAAGTGTCAAGTAGCTTATCTACAGAATCGAATAACGCATTGCTTCCACTTATTTCAATTGCTTCTTTCAGAATTGATTCAACTGTGCGGTAAGGGTTTATCAGCTCGCCGTTGTTCTGAAAAAGAATTTGAACTGCAGAAATTTTATTTGAATGAAAATTGTTACTAAAAGAATATTTTATTTCGCCCTTTGTTGGCAGAATTATTCCAGCTAAAATTTTTGCGAGCGTTGTTTTACCGCTTCCGGATTCACCTGCGATAGAAAAAATTTCTTTATCTGAAATATCAAGTGAAATATCTTCAAGAATTTTTTTGTGTTCGTTTTTCAGGAGATTTTTTCCGACAACCTCGTAAGTCAGGTTTTCACATTTAATTAAGACTTCTTTCATCTTATTCCAGCATCCTGAAAGCTTGAAATTCTGTTAATGTTGAATTTTTAATCTCGGCAGTCTTATCACTTACTTTTTTTGCAAATAATAAATCCTGTGTAACAATTAAGACCGAATTGTTTTCCTTAGAAACATAATCCCGCAGAAAAAAAATCAACAAATTAATAATTGCCGTATCAGCAGCAGAAGTAGGTTCATCAAGAATAAGCAGTTTTGGTTTTGCTACTGCAGCCAATACTATAGCAACTCTCTGAGCCATTCCACCGCTTAGTTCGTAAGGATATAATTTACCAAGTTCATTCTTATCCGGAAGATTAAAATATTCCAACAACTCATTAAGATGTTTTTCATCTTCAGCCATTTTTCCGAAGTAATAATTCATTCTTTTCAAAGGATCAAAAGAATTTACACAATCCTGAAAAACATATCTGATTTGATTTTTACGGATTAAAGTTAATGCTTCATCACTTGTGTGAATCAGATTTTGATTATTCCAGAAAATATTGCCATCAATCCTGAATACTTTTTTATCTGTGAGCATTGTCAGAGATTTGATTAGTGTTGATTTACCACTTCCGTTTTCACCGAGAATTGTATAAATGGAATTGTAATCAACTGTGAAATAAATATCTCTCAGCAATGTTTTTTGATTGTCATTATTGATAATTGAAATCTCTCTGATTTCTGCCTTAAGCATTAGTTCTAACCTTTGTAAAAAGAGTTCTTTTTAATTGCATTTCAAAATTATAAATTATCACACGAATTATTACTAATTACTGCTCAATCAAAAATATGAGATTGAAATTTTATTTTTCTGTTCTGTTAGTGCTTCTTATTTCGACCTCTTGTGAAAAGGAAGAAATCAATAAAGCCTCACGCGTTATAATTTCAATTCAATCTGAACCAGAAACACTTAATCCCATTTATGCATTTGGAATAAACGAAGGAGTTATAACTGATCATCTTTTCTTGTATTTACTTGATTTGAAGTGGAATGAAAATAAAGGTGATGTGGAGGCATTCCCAATGCTTGCTAAAAACTGGCAATGGAATTCCGATTCAACTTCGGTTGATATTTATCTGAGAAATGATGCGAAATGGTCTGATGGGAAAACAATCTCGGCTTACGATGTGATTTATTCTTTTGAAGTTTATTCCGATCAGAAAGTACAGAGCAGATTTTATGGAATGTTCAAAAACTTTTATCATTTTGAAAATGGTGAAGTCGATCCCGAAAAAACTTTCGCCGTGAAAGATTCGTTTCATCTGATAATAAATTTTCTTCCCGATAAGGTTATCTCTTTATTTGATCTTGCTTTCCCCATTATTCCAAAACATATTTATGAAAAGTTGAACAGAAGCGAAATTCAAACAGCAGGAATTAATTTTAATCCAGTCACAAGTGGACCATATAAACTTAAGAAATGGGAAAGAAATCAATTCATTATTCTTGAAGCTGATAAAAATTCTTTTCTTTATGATAAAAACATGATTGCCGAAGTGATTTTTAAAATTATTCCGGATTACAACTCGATGTTAACCCAGCTTAAGAAAGGTGAAATTGATTTTGCTGAAGACATTCGTCCTTCCGATGCGAAGCAGTTGGGCAATCAGAAAAATTTGAAATTAGCTTCTGTGAAAGGAAGACAATATGATTATGTTGGCTGGAATAACATCGATGGAAAATATTTTTCTGAAACAAAAAAAATAAAACCCAATAAATTTTTCGGTGATAAAAAAGTCAGACAGGCACTTTCGTATGCAATTAATAGAAAAGAAATTCTCGATCAGTTTCTTTCAGGTTTCGGCTCATTGTGTAACTCTCCAATCTCAGAAATATTTGTAAATGAATATGATAGTTCACTGAAGGGATTTGAATACAACCCTGAAAAAGCAAAAGAACTTTTGAAAGAATCCGGTTGGACAGATAAAGACAAAAACGGAATAATCGAAAAAGATAAAACTGAATTTTCATTTACACTTAATATTCCATCAGGAAACCCTTTGCGTGAGTTTGCAGCAACGGTAATTAAAAATAATTTTAAACAAGTTGGAATAGATGTCAGAATTGAGAAGCTCGAATTTGGTGTGCTTATGGATGCGCTTCTTAACCGGAAAATTGATGCGTGGATAATTGCATGGTTTATTGCTCTGCCAATTGATTTAAAATCATATTGGTATTCTGATTTGAATCAAACACAAATGAACTTTGTTGGTTATCAAAGCATTGAAGCTGATAAGGTAATTCTTGAACTGGAAAAGAAACACTCTTATAAAGATTATATTAATCTGATGAAAAGATTTCAGCGGATAATTTCTGAAGATCAGCCGGTAACATTTCTTTACTGGTTTGACAATGTTGTATGTTACAATAAAAGAATTAAAAACATTACCATAAATCCTTTTGGACCAATTCAAAGAATCTGGGAATGGAGATTAGAGAATTGATATGACAAAAGAAAAGTTATATACAATTCTTAAAAGATTATTCTCATCACTGTTGATTTTATTCTTTATTATAACACTTGTTTTTGTTCTTATCAGAATTTCACCCGGTGACCCATCTCAAAAATACATTTCACCAAAACTAAGTCCTGAACTTGCGCAGGAAATCCGTAAATCATTTGGTCTTGATGCACCAATATTTATTCAATACATAAATTTTCTGAAAAATATTTTCACCGGCGATTTCGGAATTTCATATGAATATAGAATGCCTGTGTTAAATGTTGTTGCTGAGTTTCTGCCGGTAACAATAATGCTTGCATTCTTAAGCATCCTTATTCAATTGATTGTTGGATATTACACTGCTCTGTTTTCAATAAGAAGAAAAAATTTTTTTATTGATAATCTTTTCAGAAAAATTTCTTTGTTGATATATGTTACTCCTGGCTTTGTGCTTGGATTAATTTTGGTTTTTATATTTACTGTGCAACTTGATATTTTGCCTTCAGGCGGATTCAAGTCTTTTTATTATGATGAGCTTTCTTTACTCGGACAATTAGGAGATATCGCTTCACATTTAATTTTACCCTTATTGACTTTATCACTTCCGGGCGCTGCATTGTTTTTCAATTATTTCAGGGACGGGATTGAAGATGTGATGAGCAAAGATTTTATTCTGTATTTAAAAGCTAGTGGGTTTAGTGATAAAGTAATTTTCAGAAAACACATCCTTCCGAATTCACTTAAGCCGATATTATCAGGCGCAGGAATCGAACTTGGTTACCTTTTGAGCGGAACACTTGTTACAGAAGTTATTTTCAGTCTTCCGGGAATGGGTAGATTAATGATTAACTCAATTCTTAATAGAGATTTTCCGATGGTAATTGCTTGTGCTTTTATATCCGCGTTATTTATAATTTTATCAAACTTCATCTTCGATTTGATCAAGGTTAAAATTGACAGAAGAATCTGGAAAGAAATTTTAAGTTGAAGAAGTTTAATAAAATAAAACTCTGGCATTTCATTCTGATAGTTTGGTTAATTATTCTGGTTTTCAGATTTAATGTACTTATTCACTCTGCAGAGTTGCTTATTCTTGGCATTGTCTTGCTATTTCAAAATCCTGATTTTCTTTCATCGCACTTAAGCTTTCAATTGTTTGATTCTTTACTATCTTTTCTTATAATGCTTCTAATCCCAATTATTATCTTTCTGCAAAGCTTGAGAAATAAGCTTTTCAACTCAGAGATTAATTTCAGTAAAAGCTTTATTATTTTGTTAGCTTTTTGTTTTTTAGTGCCAACATTGATTACTCGAGAACATCCTGATTATCAGAAAAATATTTCGGAGATAAAATTACTTCCGCCCTTCAGTATAATTTATCAGATTCAATTAAAGTCAGATGATAAATTATCTGCCAATTCCAGCGAAGAAAAATTTCTGAAACTTAAAGAGAAAGTTTTACTGCAGGAGTTTGATGAAAAGAAAATTTTTGTAAAGTATTACTCCTCAGAAAATAATGTTTACCAATACAATCAGGGTGAAAGAAATGTTAATTTATCGGCTGACAAAGTTCAATCAATAAACTCACAGTTGCTCCTGTTTGGCACTGATGAATTTGGCAGGGACATTTTCTCAAGATTAATTTTCGGTGCACGGATTTCTGTTTTTATTGGGATGATGGCTGTAATCATATCGTTATTACTCGGATTGATTTTGGGTTATATTGCTTCTACAGGAAGTACAATATTAAGTTGGTTGTTAAATCGACTGACGGATTTGTTTTTGTCATTTCCATCAATATTTTTAGTTATACTTGTGCTGGCTTTGTTCGGAAATAATTTATTATCGGTGATAGTTGTATTGGGTTTTTCAGGTTGGATGAGTTTATACAAAATTGTTAGTTCCGAAGTTGCTTCGGTGAAGCAGAAGGATTTTTTTATTACTTCGCAAAAAATTGGACTGAGTAGTTCTGAATTGTTGATTAGGGAAATTATTCCGGTAATAATAATTCCTGTTACGGTTAATCTGGTTTTTCAATTCAGCAATGTAATTCTTGCAGAATCTGCACTAAGTTTTTTAGGTTTGGGGACAGGGAATGAATTTCCATCGTGGGGCTCGATGATTGAAAAAGGACAGGAATATATTACAGATGCCTGGTGGATGATTTTTATTCCGGGAATTGTACTTGTTTTAACTTTGCTTTCGTTTCATAATATTGCAAAAGAAGTTAATAAATTCTTTAACCCGAATATCAGTTAGTGATAAACAATCGTTACATAATCAAAAGAAAACTTGGAGAGGGAAGAAGTAAAGTCTTCTCAGCTATTGATACTGAATTTCCGGATAAGGAAATAGCTATTAAATTTCTGCCGGTAAATGCGAAACCTGATGAGAAAGATTTTTTCCGCGAAGAATTTTTCAGAATCAAAAAGTTTGATCATCCGAATATCATTAAGGCTTTTGAATTCGGAACAGTTGTAACAAAAGATGCTGAAGACCTTCAGATTGAATTCGGTTCAGATTTCATTACACTCGAATATTTCCCATCAAAAGAATTATTAGCTTACACAGAGTTGATTGATGAAAGAAAACTTAAACAAATACTAACTCAACTTTGTGCTGTTCTGTACTATCTGCATCAATCAAACTACATTTATTATGATTTGAAACCTGAGAATATTTTAGTGAATACTAACGGTAACAACCCTCAGATAAAACTGATTGATTTTGGTCTTGCAGAATATCAGTTAACAGAACTTAACATTGAAGTTAGAGGAACAGCACACTACATTGCTCCAGAATTGCTGAAGCGCGAACATCATGATCATACTGTAGATTTATACTCACTTGGAATTTTACTATACAGAATTGTTTACGGAAGATTTCCGTTTTCGGCCGAAAATGAAGTTGATATCTATAAGGCACAGATCGAACAGCAATTTATTTTTCCACCATCAAGATATTCAAGAGAGCTTATTTCGGTAATTAAAAAGCTTTTAAATAAAGATGCTTCGCTTAGATATCATAATAGTTTTCAGGTTTTGGAAGATCTTGGTATTGAAATAAATCTTGAAATAACAAAAGACCTTCTGCCGGCAAAATTTTTTAGTAACAGAAAAGATGCTGTAAACATTATCCGCACGTATTTAGCAGATTTGAAAAATAATGAAATCTATTGTGTTAAAGGTGCAGAAGGATCCGGAAAAACTTCCCTATTTATTGAGATTTATGAAAATTTTGAAAACGCAATTTTAATTGAAAACTTCAGTGCAAAGTCGGGAATAGATGCTGTAAAATATATTTTCAAAAAAATCTTTTATTCGAAAGTACTTTTTGAAAACTATTCACGTGAACTCTTACAGGAATTGCCTTTGCTGTTTGATAATGAAAAGGAAGAGTTCGTTCAGAAGATAAAAGTATTCGCCGATTCTGCTCTGAAAAATTCCAATCCGATTATTCTTATAGATGATTTTAATCTTTATGATGAATTCGTAAAAGATGTCCTTAAAGAAGTACTGCCGGTATTCCAGATAAATAATACAAAAGTAATTATCTCAGAAAACTCAAATTTCAATTCATTCACAAATCTTTTT contains:
- a CDS encoding ATP-binding cassette domain-containing protein is translated as MKEVLIKCENLTYEVVGKNLLKNEHKKILEDISLDISDKEIFSIAGESGSGKTTLAKILAGIILPTKGEIKYSFSNNFHSNKISAVQILFQNNGELINPYRTVESILKEAIEISGSNALFDSVDKLLDTFSLDYSIKKQKGYSLSGGQQQRVALARILAVNPQMIILDEPFSAQDKDSVENLVSLIKDINKNFGKTIVCISHDIKTIKNISNRLLILKNGKIVEIGSTEEIFSKPKSEYTKFLIKASQLELSSEEVKKFLKEYEQDQRNKNS
- a CDS encoding RNA polymerase sigma factor; translation: MDKQELNLLTDEELILEFQKSNDQRAFEILVERFKNPLINFVFRFLGDYEACVDVVQNTFVKVYRYKDSYTSVAKFSTWIYTIAGNLARSEYRRRKRNNFFSINNYGEEGENFDIPDNKLRPDVEADSKFKAQKIQEALLKLKEVYREAVILRDIQGLTYEEIAEILGIEEGTVKSRINRGRAQLQKYLKNIYKD
- the ybaK gene encoding Cys-tRNA(Pro) deacylase, whose product is MNKTNAIRILETHNISFDVKEYEVDENDLSGETIAEKIGANHEEVFKTLVAKGDKAGYCVFCIPVNFELNLKKAAKASGNKNVELIKVKELFPLTGYVRGGCSPIGMKRLFPTYIDETAQLFDRIYISAGVRGMQIYINPDNLKNLINAEFADLI
- a CDS encoding ATP-binding cassette domain-containing protein, which gives rise to MLKAEIREISIINNDNQKTLLRDIYFTVDYNSIYTILGENGSGKSTLIKSLTMLTDKKVFRIDGNIFWNNQNLIHTSDEALTLIRKNQIRYVFQDCVNSFDPLKRMNYYFGKMAEDEKHLNELLEYFNLPDKNELGKLYPYELSGGMAQRVAIVLAAVAKPKLLILDEPTSAADTAIINLLIFFLRDYVSKENNSVLIVTQDLLFAKKVSDKTAEIKNSTLTEFQAFRMLE
- a CDS encoding helix-turn-helix domain-containing protein; the protein is MLDKFAEELREQREKSGITIQQIAAKTRIDKKFLEAIDQGNFSFLPELYVKAFIKEYAMVIGLDGEETVKKFLIAREGIDYNEVLEQEKLEKEKEKEIKKSEIVQPKQTTKSSPVKSYYDDSLNKKEQDDSDGDKTKLMYAAIAGIAVIVIAVIYLFVFNKTDEIIVEETPIEEIVSDNSQRFEEESANNPGNDSVSASDSLLFEITSSETTWVNIIPDNGQPIEFILYPNSGRKLTALNSIAATVGNSGGVSLTLNNKPVEFSGRSKAVKHFRIDRTGKLEYLNTPPKVGQ
- the rsmB gene encoding 16S rRNA (cytosine(967)-C(5))-methyltransferase RsmB produces the protein MNHSEELNNISNEENLSQFGEEQTESKEEFHLEEHKVVDLYQGVRGLAVKILNRVEKTDAYLEKLLDHEMRNSELSGQDKALLYEIVHGVTRWMGRLDWILTGFYKGQFSKAIPNLRNGLRVALYQILFLDKIPDHAAVNEAVEFVKKLQGQKPADLTNAILRNIIRSKNAIRYPDPEEDLIGYLAAYYSHPSWMVKRYVERFGREETEKLLLANNEKPYLTLRVNAIKTNPEEFGKLLDSVHLKYRRGKYNPEFFQLQNLTNITAWEYFAKGYFNIQDESTGLACKLLDVKPGMRVLDMCAAPGGKTAFLAALMQDKGEIVAIDKFEARLKLLRRNNERLGLTCVRTVESDALEYEDEPFDRVLADVPCSGTGTLSKKPDIKWKKDIFDIRKMTETQLKLLKKAASLVKVGGAVVYSTCSIEQEENIDVVKKFLEENPDFELESAKGKFSDDVVDEHGCIQTFPHRHQMDGAFSAKLVRKR
- a CDS encoding type B 50S ribosomal protein L31, producing the protein MKKGIHPEYRPVVFQDPSCDFAILTRSTIKTNETIKWEDGNTYPLVKLEISSGSHPFFTGKQKLVDSAGRVEKFKRKYSKKS
- a CDS encoding ABC transporter substrate-binding protein; this translates as MKFYFSVLLVLLISTSCEKEEINKASRVIISIQSEPETLNPIYAFGINEGVITDHLFLYLLDLKWNENKGDVEAFPMLAKNWQWNSDSTSVDIYLRNDAKWSDGKTISAYDVIYSFEVYSDQKVQSRFYGMFKNFYHFENGEVDPEKTFAVKDSFHLIINFLPDKVISLFDLAFPIIPKHIYEKLNRSEIQTAGINFNPVTSGPYKLKKWERNQFIILEADKNSFLYDKNMIAEVIFKIIPDYNSMLTQLKKGEIDFAEDIRPSDAKQLGNQKNLKLASVKGRQYDYVGWNNIDGKYFSETKKIKPNKFFGDKKVRQALSYAINRKEILDQFLSGFGSLCNSPISEIFVNEYDSSLKGFEYNPEKAKELLKESGWTDKDKNGIIEKDKTEFSFTLNIPSGNPLREFAATVIKNNFKQVGIDVRIEKLEFGVLMDALLNRKIDAWIIAWFIALPIDLKSYWYSDLNQTQMNFVGYQSIEADKVILELEKKHSYKDYINLMKRFQRIISEDQPVTFLYWFDNVVCYNKRIKNITINPFGPIQRIWEWRLEN
- a CDS encoding GlmU family protein encodes the protein MQICIFEDIEFSNLEPLIYNRPVYDLICGTSTLKEKILRSYGNVNYSLHTRPYLKALVEQQNPGIPVNQISDDYCLFINGRIIAPKNLSEILPLIETEDKVFVNEETVVAAYLSGERLKKRKSFLNDLFSISDFEGVPIKIVDIKCVKYIWDLMNINGYQIKEEAEFFINESRNNYVTILPSSVHTIKPENIFIGKNTNVKPGVVLDASNGPIIIEEDVEVFPNAVIEGPCFIGKGSKIKSCATIYENVSIGSVCKIGGEVEQSVFMPYSNKQHSGFIGHAYIGSWVNLGADTNNSDLKNNYSPVKATLSGKEIETGLQFLGLMMGDHSKSAINTMFNTGTVVGFSCNIFGSGFPDKYIPSFSWGGAEKMITYDLKKSMETAKVVMARRKIEFTKADEEVFKTVFELTSNERQKRGL